GTCGAGAGGCTCCTGCAGAGAGGATACATCGTCCACGCCGCGACTTGcgatcatggtttttaattcTCTCCTCGATCCCTTTTCTAATTCTTTCGCTTCGGCTAAAGTCGATTGTTATGGTGAAACTGATCGATGGGCTTTCGATGTTAACTGGCGCTCCAGGGGATGAATTGCTTGGCTCGAAGGTGTTGTCGTGCGATAACAAGCGGCTCAAGGTGTTCCGAACGGACCCCTTCGACTACCAAAGCATCGTCGACGCCATGAAAGGATGCGCCGGCCTCTTCTACACCTTTGAGCCTCCGCAAGATCAATCTAACTATGATGTGAGTGATCCATTAGCTCGTTTAATCTTTACTTTATTGCTTCTTAAGTAGCGCTGCATTAAATTTTTGAGGAGTTCGGACGCTGAGGGAGTAGTCACGAGTTGGGCTTCTAGATGACGCGGCTGTTTTAATGTTTGGGAGGACCTTTTCGTACGTATTCATGTGAGCCATGGCCGGCCTCCAAGCATTCATTGTTACGCCAAACAGCCAAAAGAATCCAGCTCTCTCTTGACACGAAGCATCTAGCTCCATGCCAAGTGTCTCGTGCTGAACTGTTATGAGTACTGGTTTTTGTTCGCAAGGTGAAGCAGCTAATCCTGTTTATGTTATCCAATTGGTGgttggggggtggggggtggttTAAAGAGTGTTACAACCTGGGCAGGATTTATCGGATGGTGATCAAAATCAAATGCCGACAGCTTTTTCATGACTCTTGCAGGCACCTTTAATTTGCTCTTTAACAAAGCGTAGCTTTTGCTAGTCTTGTCCTAAAACACTCGAAGGTCTTCGCTTTATAAATTATCCAACGTACAGTAGTAAATATGCTTTGCTTGGGACCGGAGGAGATCGGTCTTTTAATCATAGGCATCTCTCTAGCCCAAGTGGGGATTGGAAAGGATCCCGATTCTACTTATTTCTGCTTGGTATAAGGAATTAATGTTTTACTGGAAAAGGATGGGGGGAAATCGATGACATCAAAAAAAATGCTTGAGAGGGACAATTCATGAAAGCTGATGGAACACTCAATTATTTAGACATATTATTCAACGTTTCCGCGATTGTATGTTTCACTTTCTTTTTCCAAAGTATTACAGCCCCTTGTTAGCCGATCTCTTTTAATGGTAgtgccaactttttttttttttttgggtacattgGCTTCTCATACCAAACGTAGATGAGTACAGCCAAGAAAGTCATACGCCACTTTCAATTAGAAGGAGACTCTAGATTTGTATGTGATATGCAGGAATTCAtggtggaggaggaggtgagAGCAGCACACAATGTGTTGGAAGCCTGCGCTCAAACGGAGACCATAGAACGGGTGGTGTTCACATCATCTGTGACTGCAGTTGTATGGAAAGAGAATCGCAAATTAGCTGCAGACTTTGATGAGAGGGATTGGAGCGAGCCTAATTTCTGtcgaaaattcaaggtatgATGTCAGTTTACCGATCTTCCATTCTGCCCTTCTAATGTTATTCTAAtatcaaaaagaaagataaggAATCTCTTATTGGTGCAAACTCATGGAAGCCATAATAAGGACTTGGACTTATTAGCAGGTGGTATAGATGGATTGATGAGATTTAAATACTATTCAAACCCAAAGATTTGCACTTCCATTTGTCTTGTTAGTATGTCTGAGGTTAACTCCCATTTGTCTTGTCTCTTATGAAAAATGAGAAGCTTATGTTCAACTTTATATCCAATCTTTTGTAAGAGAGAACAAAAAAGTTTATATAGGCGGCCAGGTTTTGACTTACAGTTTAATATATGAACTAAGCATTCTACAATGATCAATTTCCTTGCTACCTTTCTATGTTAAAATATCTCCTTGCGTAACATAGGTGTTACAAATTAGTTTACCTAAAACCACCAGTAAGGGACTACTAAGGTACTGATGGTTTATGGACTCTTTTTTAGCAGTTTAAATAATGAATTAAATTAATTGGGATCTTCGAGAAGCCTCTTTCCTTAATAACTTATTGGACAAGGAAGGGAAACACCCTCTGTTGTTCAACTAGCAGGTAATATTCCAAAATCTAGGAACGAAAAGTACTCGCTAACCATTGAAACCTCCTAAATTTCTAGAGTGAAATATTAGTTAAATGCAAATGCCTCTATCTCTACTTGAACCTCATATTTGAAGACTGCCCGGCTTCTTGGACAATTGACCTGCTCAATGTTCAAAGTTGgctcctgttttttttttgtttgggacTGGAGAAAGATTCATCAGACCAACTTAAAATATTCTTTACGACCATGACATCTATAGGCGGTTCATAGTCGCCCTCAATGCAAGCACAAAACgacaccaaatggatatatgaaAAATAAACACCTTCATCTACACACCAATAATTTCTAAAGAATCAGTATTAGCATCCAAAAACTTTTCCTTAGCCCACCATTTTTATAACCCTCTAAACAAGCACCAACTCTAATATTATAAGATTAATTCCTGCTTTCAAGTTAGTGAAGCATGTTATGCTTTCAATAGGCCTGCAAGACCTTTGCTTCGTCCCAATTCTGGAGTCCAGCTTCTCAAAAACTGGTGTGTTGGGCCACACTTGCAAAGCTGTCTCATTATTTATTCATAAATTTTAATggcttaaaaataattttaaaaaaaaatctcaattttTAGCTAATAGGAAAGTAGTTTCTTTTATGTTCGTCATGATTTTTtccaataaaatataaaaaatttatttttatagaatttttttatttttcttatttgaaaaCTTCAAACGGACAAAACTTCGTTCTTTATTTCCTACCATActtttctctcttattttcGTCCAATATTCCCTATAGAGTATTTCTCTACAGGGATACGTTAGTCCAATTTGAAggttttcaaaaatttaattgtAGTTACTAATAGTTTGCTTTAGTAAtaaaaaatttgaattaataatttatatgtGGGACCGCATCACGGTGGCTTTTATGATTTTTTGATGGCAGCTGTGGCACGGGCTGGCGAAGACGCTAGCGGAGAAGACGGCGTGGGCGCTGGCGATGGACCGGGGCGTGGACATGGTGTCGGTCAACGCCGGGCTGATGGTGGGCCCGGACACATCGTTGACCAGCCCCCACCTCAAGGGCGCCCCGGAGATGTACGAGGACGGCGTCCTGGTCACCGTCGACGTCAACTTACTCGCCGACGCCCACATCGCCGTCTTCGAGACCCCCTCCGCCTACGGCCGCTACCTCTGCTTCAACCGCGCCGTCTGTCGCCCCGACGACGCCGTCAAGCTCGCCCAGTTGCTTTCCCCCTCTTCGCCCTGCACTTCCCCGAGGTATTTGCCCCTTTCACTGGTACTTTCGTAACCAAGCACAGAAGGTTGACTATTTTTTGCTAAAACTTATCGTAATTCTATTTGTCTGCAGTGACGAGTTGAGGGTGATCCAGCAGCGGATCCAGAACAAGAAGCTGAACAAGTTGATGGTGGAAGTCGCCGCAGGGAGGCAGGTGGACGGATAGGAGCCGTATACTAGAGTTGGGATCGATTACTAATAGATGGCCATTTAATAATAGATGGAGACATCACGTTAATAGGTTCTTCTGTCACTATTGTTATCGATGGTTAAAGAAAAGGAAGTGTGGTGCAGTATAAGGTTGATTTGATTGGATAAACGGTGCAATATTGGAAATGGCCGAGGAGATGGCTGCCTGTATTTAGTGGCGTGTGAGAAAGGTTGAGCCAAGTGGCTTGTTTCTttgattccttttttttcaggaaaaaaaaaaaacatgattgTTGGTACGAAATGAATCAGAGGCAGGCTTGGACGGAACAAATGAGAATGGCTGGAAATTTTTCCTTTTGTGACTTGTCTTTGTTCGATTAATTTTTACGATTATCATGTATCATATGATTGCGAAATTTAACCAAACTTGACTAGAAACAATTTGCCACTCATTTAATTATTTTGTCCGCAGTTCCAAGAACTCTGTGGTTGTAAGGCTAGCCATCTGAAAAAGACTTTCATTTTGGAGGACCGAAGCCCTAAGAGGAATCAAGCGTGGAGTAGGCTCATAATCGTAAATATGGAAATAGCGGATCCCGACTCGCGGCAGTTTCCTTCATCTGGTCACGAGCATGGTCTAGATGGTCTATTGTGcccaaattatgaaaaattatttgcaAGTGCTGAAATGGTCAAGATAAAAAAGACTAAGGAAATCATAATGGTCAAATGATTCTTAAGTTGATAAACTTGAGGAGCGTAGAAAAGTATTTAACTCCATATCTACCCGCACAGTATATACAAATTAGCGGCCAGAACCAGCTAGAGGAATAAAAATCATGTAAATATAGACTcttaaaaaaacacaaaaaatatagaaaaacaaTATTTGATACACACCTTAAAGAACTAGCTTCTTATTTTAGTACTcatcttaaaaatatatatatataatgagcttcttattttatcatttttgtaGTACTCGTTTTAAAGAAGAAATCTAAAAACTATAGGCTCAGTCCCATGAtttaaaaaaaccaaaaaaaaaaaagatcacttgcggtatcttttttttcctcatttTCTAAAACATACTTTTTACCGATATATATGCATGATAAAGTAATACACACCAAGCAAATTGATCATCTAGCAAGTCAATATACATATTTGAGTAGATCGATATATAACTtctaaaatatatatacattagTACACAATACATGGCTAGATGATACATACCTAACAAATTAGTCATTTAATAACCCAATACGCTCCTTCAGATAAATTGATACATAGTTTCTAAAATATCATATTCACTAATATACACTGTATGATCGATAATACACGCTCAACTTTTTGATATATACTGCAAGCTTATTTAATACGCAACCAGTAGTGGTTCAATAAACAACTCcagataaattgatatatagtTTTCCGAACATGTTTTTTTATCAATACACATTATATAGTCAAGCTATACATACTAAGCAAATTAGTCATTTAACAAACTAATACACATTTCTAGGTAAATCGATACATAGTTTTAAGAACATGGTGTACATTAATATTGGTCCACTAGCTTTATCTAACATAagaattataaaagaaaaaatctcttgaATGAGATAAACAActtgataagaaaaaaaaatagatgaagaggcttaacgaaaaaaaaaatctctcttcatggatgatttttcttaacacatgtaatttgcttttttttatttattatgaaaTTAACGTACTCCATCCATAGAAGTTCCGTCCCCAGCTGGCAATTTTTGTTCACTAAAGAGTATTTAACTCCATCCCTACCTCACGCTCAAGATCGGCACTAGCACCATGAAGAGAGTCATTTCTTTATCCATAATGACCACATCACACGAACACTGGATCCCCTACGATTAATACAATTTATTGTGAACGGTAGTAGTAGTAGTTCCCTGAACTGCTTCAAATTTTTTGTGTTAGCTTCACATATTAAGGACACGAGAAAAAGATTATTTCAAAATATGCGCTTTACGAGAGCGAAAATATTATAGGCACAATATTGGTCTTTTTTACAAGCACATCTTGCCCAATGCGGTCAATGACTTATTCTTTACAAGAACATCTAGCACAATATTATAGGCACATTTTTTTTGAACTGCTTCAATTCTGAGGATATACGTATACAGAAACAACCGAAAACTGGGGGTTCTTCAATCCAGCACTCTTTGCCGCCTAAAATTTCACTGTTACTAGACGCTAAGTGTCAAAGAGACAGCACTTGAAAGCTTGAACTTCCGAGGTTTTTTGGAGTTCAATGGCTGAAACAAAAACTCGGTATTTGGCTTCACCGCAACCTCATCCCATTCTGAAGCTGAAGCCCCTTCACTCCGATAATCACGGTGTGAATACAAGAGCTCGATTCTTGATCTACCTGCATTCATATTGCAATATAACTTAAAGATGGTAAAAGCAACAATAATACTAGTCCACGATTCTCCACTAAACCTACTATTAAAATTGATAACTGTTCTCTATATTTAAATTTGTGATTTGATGATTAGCACATTGACATGAATAATATGCGATTCTTCTAATGAAATACTCTAGTAACGCTATCTTTACAGGCACTTCAACTCATCTCAAGggttaaggttgtggttggatCATCATTCCTTGATACAGTTATTTATGACATATACAAACTTCTTGTTGAATGTCATGAAATGATTGAGGGTGCCAACTAGCTTAGTATAAAATCACTGGGTGTGGATACTGTTAACTAGGTTCGAATGCCACCTTCACCCAATTTTG
Above is a genomic segment from Phoenix dactylifera cultivar Barhee BC4 chromosome 2, palm_55x_up_171113_PBpolish2nd_filt_p, whole genome shotgun sequence containing:
- the LOC103711762 gene encoding cinnamoyl-CoA reductase-like SNL6 isoform X1; translated protein: MAPESFQHGSKAVCVMDASGRLGVSLVERLLQRGYIVHAATCDHGDELLGSKVLSCDNKRLKVFRTDPFDYQSIVDAMKGCAGLFYTFEPPQDQSNYDEFMVEEEVRAAHNVLEACAQTETIERVVFTSSVTAVVWKENRKLAADFDERDWSEPNFCRKFKLWHGLAKTLAEKTAWALAMDRGVDMVSVNAGLMVGPDTSLTSPHLKGAPEMYEDGVLVTVDVNLLADAHIAVFETPSAYGRYLCFNRAVCRPDDAVKLAQLLSPSSPCTSPSDELRVIQQRIQNKKLNKLMVEVAAGRQVDG
- the LOC103711762 gene encoding cinnamoyl-CoA reductase-like SNL6 isoform X2, which encodes MLTGAPGDELLGSKVLSCDNKRLKVFRTDPFDYQSIVDAMKGCAGLFYTFEPPQDQSNYDEFMVEEEVRAAHNVLEACAQTETIERVVFTSSVTAVVWKENRKLAADFDERDWSEPNFCRKFKLWHGLAKTLAEKTAWALAMDRGVDMVSVNAGLMVGPDTSLTSPHLKGAPEMYEDGVLVTVDVNLLADAHIAVFETPSAYGRYLCFNRAVCRPDDAVKLAQLLSPSSPCTSPSDELRVIQQRIQNKKLNKLMVEVAAGRQVDG